The Narcine bancroftii isolate sNarBan1 chromosome 11, sNarBan1.hap1, whole genome shotgun sequence genome has a window encoding:
- the nr2e3 gene encoding photoreceptor-specific nuclear receptor has product MSRSPTELSVSPELEDSNAVKSPSPGKSLSPVLTCKVCGDTSSGKHYGIYACNGCSGFFKRSVRRKLIYRCQAGTGVCPVDKAHRNQCQACRLKKCLHAGMKKDAVQNERQPRSTAQVRVDAAELDSDKEHIATTRETTSAAVTTQRPISTNLSSNQRTISPQNHHRFMASLMTAETCAKLEPEDVDENIDVMSNEPERASTEYQMSAYPPSSPENVYEASARLLFMAVKWAKNLPVFSNLPFRDQVILLEEAWNELFLLCAIQWSMPLEGCPLLSLPELSHSPQGKSSSTMADVRILQEIISRFKVLMVDPTEFACLKAVVLFKPETRGLKDPEQVENLQDQSQVMLGQHSRTHYPIHPVRFGKLLLLLPSLRFVPAERIELLFFHRTIGNTPMEKLLCDMFKS; this is encoded by the exons ATGAGCAGATCCCCAACAGAATTATCAGTCAGTCCAGAGTTGGAGGACAGCAATGCAG TAAAGAGTCCAAGTCCAGGGAAGTCGCTCAGCCCTGTGCTCACGTGTAAGGTGTGTGGGGATACCAGCAGCGGGAAACACTATGGCATCTACGCTTGTAATGGCTGCAGTGGGTTCTTCAAGAGGAGTGTCAGAAGAAAGCTCATTTACAG ATGCCAGGCTGGTACAGGGGTGTGTCCTGTCGATAAAGCCCATCGGAATCAGTGTCAAGCATGTAGACTGAAGAAGTGCTTGCACGCCGGCATGAAGAAAGACG CTGTGCAGAATGAACGCCAGCCCAGGAGCACTGCTCAAGTCCGGGTGGACGCAGCTGAACTCGACTCGGACAAGGAGCACATTGCCACAACCAGAGAGACGACATCGGCGGCTGTTACCACCCAGAGACCAATCTCCACCAATCTCAGCAGTAACCAGAGGACCATCAGCCCACAAAACCACCACAGGTTCATGGCCAGTCTGATGACCGCAGAGACCTGTGCCAAACTGGAGCCCGAGGATG TGGACGAGAACATTGATGTGATGAGTAATGAACCTGAGAGGGCATCGACTGAATACCAGATGTCCGCCTACCCACCCAGCAGCCCTGAAAATGTGTACGAAGCTTCAGCCAGATTGCTCTTTATGGCAGTGAAATGGGCCAAGAACCTTCCTGTATTCTCCAACCTGCCCTTCAGAGACCAG GTGATCTTGCTGGAGGAAGCGTGGAATGAGCTCTTCCTGCTCTGTGCTATCCAGTGGTCTATGCCCCTGGAAGGGTGCCCTTTATTATCATTACCTGAACTCTCCCATAGCCCTCAAGGAAAGAGCAGCTCCACCATGGCAGATGTTCGCATTCTGCAAGAGATCATAAGCCGGTTCAAGGTCCTTATGGTGGATCCCACAGAGTTTGCCTGCCTGAAGGCTGTAGTGCTGTTTAAACCAG AAACACGGGGTCTGAAGGACCCTGAGCAGGTCGAAAATCTGCAGGATCAGTCACAAGTGATGTTGGGTCAGCACAGTCGGACACACTACCCAATCCACCCAGTCAG ATTTGGAaagctgctcctgctcctgccttcACTCCGCTTTGTCCCAGCAGAACGAATTGAACTGTTGTTCTTTCACAGGACCATCGGCAATACTCCCATGGAAAAGCTTCTTTGCGATATGTTTAAGAGCTGA